A window from Culex pipiens pallens isolate TS chromosome 3, TS_CPP_V2, whole genome shotgun sequence encodes these proteins:
- the LOC120417817 gene encoding transcription factor HIVEP3 isoform X3 has product MEISNSCSESKITSVSQQQQQQSQNTKPSTNLAAVSSSGASNSSDLKYLHKKFKRIASASLGEVTSASESSVAVVPSTAISSNAVVAPFEPVQRPPSLTPSPTCAKQGVVVGNLVRSSVEVSEQQQQQQRVQPIVDETNYSSRLQLTPLSSVGGDHQNLQQQQHSNGASLNCANHISDSNSFISSSSNHIPREESEEFKPYYPSVNNNSAFNTSSDPSEKTNQPLSVSYESANSAALFYANGGPVVGSEVVSTSATATTTAPGRYVCPYCSMNCSKPSVLQKHIRRHTNERPFRCDPCGIAFKTKSNLYKHCRTNTSHHSRSRAHASKSQGEDIGVNLDEDGSLGGSDIDDKELSNSGSDIVINRGSPMDDRVHSPQLLVEKPYKPKFHNAALYTKFDAKLASKFQITGGGGVSGPIVVTNHNLQQQHHNSIGSSGSGSGGASSNSNSTTNLNANHNSAPSTPHYLNGQNVESLEQHISKLISDNEAIVEVVEPPLQKKYHKITGITRGISVSSSSGSGSSNSHDAGSRLATALLHKRNSEEEQLQQQQQQQMLISQPQYVATVIPSEQQVVISSKGGKVNAPRVINLTTHGYPVVQNHHHQPVPLMVRPAAAAASGSNEVQYQQPLNLTKPVPSEPQYPPPMEYEQQHSRKRSAEVLQYSREQSPSFPVAQQQQQQQQQYQVQAPAPQPAPPPPPQAQQTQPPVTVTDHPKNPERSIIKDLLLNSRGFGVVQNPENENAENLFTCKSCNISFRDAEILKYHTICYCQGNSSNLNSPSSSAPISPVGSPSSSHFMRSKSAASDRFNPTSLKTLARVSLNPPSRNPSTLSKLAKSQLKLPRGRPENISLPPKESSSSSSTTSSCPVPEPSSSSSSNPIVAKIVDVVQNPLPSPGPLLGNTRLVDFQSHDGGRSMPPEPNVIVSHVANDVPLHRKHQPSNEQHVLRRVQHPSLQLFGGDVEVVPRNEELRRPHRYTSGGTITYSPEVHPEMHDGPAGRTGMHSGGSFMQLSDNNRSVSPAPVVNHATPKLIVTITPTLTPSLTTPNFFQHHQSSSDGAPQQPQQPITHFHFPPINSITAFNPLTLPQVSPGQASQIMHGGKLIPFVQGMPGPNSMLVNQHDQQPKSSPRIAASPSPSVLQSISISTGNYYTSSAKMQSPSLLTTVDDSSRGSGKMAFRVMQPIKNGMAKEIWSPAKLEQNNLAPKKSFNFTRIADNISPRKKEIYEVPPPSAVKKEEIRYFNFENLISKSEILIKTPTTPAPADCKPEPMIVDPLPPPPQVVMKPKFLRPNSLPLKPGTFTPKRHHGITPTHNTMPLISPETPRQSKSCRELYFNGHAYTNIGLKSSTKPFYCTVNKTQPFYVQTQKQLSMYSNWQVHPENDPHPLGLKAVVVMSLYDSSQQRDHRYSIATKQLSLAVVNSSSSTSLIMSAVEAKTIFPTYSKQVLPPVSAQNFVPFTGGGGSSSGFHPAHNDDSMPPRSESSERTLSGGFESTEEYTYVRGRGRGKYVCKECGIRCKKPSMLKKHIRTHTDVRPYSCQYCSFHFKTKGNLTKHMKSKSHFKKCTELGLNPIPTSVDDDGGDIDIEGDQQSISSERTSTIPGDSDTGSDSDGDDSDYSDESKSRLPEHEAAHCLLSLSMTPPTGSQQQQPTPKSYPSPVMQFATVGALMSPQPMLPEPSQPSPRRVISFGNTPKVEFSMLKHEQYYSDPNLSKKKREFKDDDGAMPIDLTKKTKEPVAEPLVYLQQRPPSAPRSQVIVRVSDVVTPITGAANLLTTLVSNTDKIPVTSLIVPGGKEFDDSVYFQEYIKQRALQDSRMKQSQMKGLNNNQYEVEAVPSAKQQPMSQVELLPTVIPAAKVEKSYRIFNFKNEQPKQVIEPPMVNRIEIVPMTKVTEVAPPPVKPVSYPSQEPKEALLADPAEPSVSRMDTLAEVAAGSVKLDSGSEPAGRPRSDSFKAVNDTGKESAKSVASEYLKLTKSVTLRKREDSESGTASDQDEGKAIAAAAPIVAPIVPPVVVVPPATALPATAEIGGIVARTVVVGEDGFKTTPPANEFASLSHFQEDGGRPVCEVCNKKFQKISQLKIHMNIHYMERKFRCEPCGTSFRSQGLFLKHERSATHRNKVSMTTTFGIATDSNPRPFYCKDCDVGFRIHGHLAKHLRSKMHVLKLECLGKLPFGTYTEIERSGTNLTEIDTTDCENSLSSLKRLAVRLNVKDPARVLPGEGGGAAIPSGSGNETDSCDDGQYENDSAGEDADMDDEEQPQVNNNHLNNHMKRKPDDSSTSNDSSSEETKRARYEAVPPGAAATGE; this is encoded by the exons ATGGAAATAAGCAACAGCTGTAGCGAAAGCAAAATTACGTCAGTgagtcaacagcagcagcagcagagtcaGAACACCAAACCTAGCACAAATTTGGCTGCCGTCAGCAGCAGTGGTGCGTCGAATTCCTCCGATTTAAAGTACCTGCACAAGAAGTTCAAGCGGATCGCCAGCGCCAGCCTGGGTGAAGTTACGTCAGCTTCTGAATCTAGCGTGGCGGTCGTTCCTTCTACCGCTATCAGCAGCAACGCTGTCGTAGCGCCATTTGAACCTGTTCAACGGCCACCGTCGTTGACGCCGTCGCCAACATGTGCCAAGCAGGGCGTAGTAGTTGGTAATTTAGTCAGAAGCTCCGTCGAAGTCTCagaacaacagcaacagcagcaacgtGTTCAGCCAATCGTCGATGAGACCAACTACAGCAGTCGCCTCCAATTAACCCCGTTGAGTAGTGTCGGCGGCGACCACCAGAAcctacagcaacaacaacacagTAACGGTGCTTCCTTGAATTGCGCTAACCACATTAGCGACAGTAATAGTtttatcagcagcagcagcaaccatATTCCGCGGGAAGAAAGTGAAGAGTTCAAGCCGTACTATCCCAGTGTAAACAATAACAGTGCGTTCAACACAAGCAGTGATCCGAGCGAGAAGACCAACCAACCGTTATCAGTCTCGTACGAAAGTGCCAATAGTGCGGCGTTGTTCTACGCCAACGGTGGGCCAGTGGTGGGTAGTGAAGTGGTTTCGACGAGTGCGACGGCAACGACGACGGCCCCCGGCCGGTATGTGTGCCCGTACTGCTCGATGAACTGTAGCAAACCGTCCGTCCTGCAGAAGCACATCCGGCGGCACACGAACGAGCGGCCGTTCCGGTGCGACCCGTGCGGCATCGCGTTCAAAACGAAGAGCAACCTGTACAAACACTGCCG CACCAACACATCCCATCATTCCAGATCCCGAGCGCACGCATCCAAGAGCCAGGGCGAGGACATTGGCGTGAACCTCGACGAGGACGGTTCGCTCGGCGGCTCGGACATTGACGACAAGGAGCTCAGCAACAGCGGGTCGGACATTGTGATCAACCGCGGATCTCCGATGGACGACCGGGTGCACTCGCCCCAGCTGCTGGTGGAAAAGCCGTACAAGCCCAAGTTCCACAATGCGGCACTCTACACCAAATTCGATGCCAAGCTGGCTTCCAAGTTCCAGATCACTGGCGGCGGTGGGGTGTCCGGGCCGATCGTCGTGACAAACCACaacctgcagcagcagcaccacaaCAGCATTGGATCGAGTGGGAGTGGGAGCGGTGGCGCCAGCTCCAACAGCAACAGTACAACGAATCTGAACGCCAACCACAATTCGGCGCCATCGACACCTCACTATTTG AACGGCCAAAACGTTGAGTCACTGGAGCAGCACATCTCCAAGCTGATTTCGGACAACGAAGCGATCGTCGAAGTAGTGGAACCTCCGCTGCAGAAAAAGTACCACAAAATTACCGGAATTACGCGGGGCATTTCCGTGAGCAGTAGTAGTGGTAGCGGAAGCAGCAATAGTCACGATGCTGGATCTCGGCTGGCCACGGCCCTGCTGCACAAACGAAACAGCGAAGAAGAGcagttgcagcagcagcagcagcagcagatgctGATTTCCCAGCCGCAGTATGTGGCCACCGTAATTCCTAGCGAGCAACAAGTTGTGATAAGTAGTAAGGGTGGTAAAGTGAACGCTCCTAGGGTAATCAATCTGACCACCCACGGATATCCGGTAGTCcagaatcatcatcatcagccggTGCCGTTGATGGTCAggccagctgctgctgctgcgtccGGAAGTAACGAAGTGCAATACCAACAACCGTTGAACCTGACGAAACCTGTGCCAAGTGAACCACAATATCCGCCACCGATGGAGTACGAGCAGCAGCATTCCAGGAAACGATCTGCCGAAGTTCTGCAGTACAGTCGAGAGCAAAGTCCCTCGTTTCCTGTGgctcaacagcaacaacaacagcagcagcagtatcaAGTGCAAGCACCTGCTCCGCAACCTGCACCACCACCTCCACCTCAGGCCCAGCAAACGCAACCTCCGGTTACGGTGACGGACCATCCCAAAAATCCGGAGCGGTCGATCATCAAAGATCTGCTGCTCAACTCGCGTGGTTTTGGGGTGGTCCAGAATCCGGAGAATGAAAACGCCGAAAACCTGTTCACCTGCAAGTCGTGCAACATCAGCTTCCGGGACGCGGAGATTCTCAAGTACCACACCATCTGCTACTGCCAGGGCAACAGCAGCAACCTGAACAGTCCCTCGTCGAGTGCGCCCATCAGTCCGGTGGGATCGCCCTCGTCGTCGCACTTTATGCGTTCCAAATCCGCGGCCAGCGATCGGTTCAATCCGACCAGTCTGAAAACGTTGGCTCGCGTCTCGCTGAATCCACCCTCGCGGAACCCGTCGACACTGTCGAAGCTGGCCAAATCCCAGCTAAAGTTGCCCCGTGGACGACCGGAGAACATTTCCCTTCCACCGAAGGAGAGTTCCAGTTCGAGCTCGACTACCAGCAGCTGTCCGGTTCCGGAAccaagtagcagcagcagcagcaatccgaTCGTGGCCAAAATTGTCGATGTTGTGCAAAACCCACTTCCTTCACCTGGTCCCTTGCTGGGCAATACCAGGCTCGTAGATTTCCAAAGCCACGACGGAGGTCGATCGATGCCGCCGGAACCGAACGTGATCGTGTCGCACGTGGCCAACGATGTACCGCTGCATCGAAAACATCAACCCAGCAACGAACAGCACGTTCTTCGCCGAGTTCAGCATCCAAGCTTACAGCTGTTTGGAGGAGATGTCGAAGTGGTCCCTCGTAACGAAGAACTGCGACGACCCCATCGGTACACCTCCGGCGGAACCATCACGTACTCGCCCGAGGTGCACCCGGAGATGCACGACGGTCCGGCTGGCCGAACCGGAATGCACTCTGGCGGTTCGTTTATGCAGCTGTCGGACAACAACCGAAGCGTGTCACCCGCGCCGGTCGTCAATCACGCTACTCCAAAGCTGATCGTGACCATCACGCCCACTCTGACGCCATCGTTGACTACGCCCAACTTCTTCCAGCATCATCAAAGCTCGTCGGACGGTGCGCCTCAGCAACCTCAGCAACCAATCACGCACTTCCACTTCCCACCGATCAACTCCATAACGGCGTTCAATCCGCTAACCCTGCCGCAAGTGTCCCCCGGCCAAGCATCGCAGATCATGCACGGTGGCAAGTTGATTCCGTTCGTTCAGGGAATGCCCGGTCCCAACTCGATGCTTGTGAACCAGCATGATCAGCAACCAAAAAGCAGTCCTCGCATCGCGGCCAGCCCGAGTCCGAGCGTGCTGCAGTCGATCTCGATCTCCACCGGAAATTACTACACGTCGAGTGCCAAGATGCAATCTCCTTCACTTTTGACGACCGTAGACGACAGCAGTCGTGGCAGTGGCAAGATGGCATTTCGTGTAATGCAACCGATTAAGAACGGTATGGCCAAAGAGATTTGGTCACCGGCCAAGCTGGAACAGAACAACCTCGCGCCGAAGAAGAGTTTCAACTTTACCCGAATCGCGGACAACATCAGTCCGAGGAAAAAGGAAATCTACGAAGTTCCGCCACCATCTGCCGTCAAAAAAGAAGAGATTCGGTACTTTAACTTTGAGAACTTGATCTCGAAGTCGGAAATTCTCATCAAAACACCCACGACACCAGCGCCGGCGGACTGCAAACCGGAACCGATGATTGTCGATCCACTGCCACCACCGCCACAGGTTGTAATGAAACCCAAGTTCCTACGACCCAATTCACTGCCGCTCAAGCCGGGAACCTTCACGCCCAAGCGACACCACGGAATAACGCCAACCCACAACACGATGCCGCTGATTTCACCGGAGACGCCTCGGCAATCCAAGTCCTGCCGGGAGCTCTACTTCAACGGACACGCGTACACCAACATCGGTCTGAAATCCAGCACGAAGCCCTTCTACTGCACAGTCAACAAGACGCAACCATTCTACGTGCAAACGCAAAAGCAACTGTCCATGTACAGCAACTGGCAAGTTCACCCCGAGAACGATCCTCACCCACTAGGTTTAAAAGCCGTCGTGGTCATGTCCCTGTACGACAGCAGCCAACAGCGCGACCACCGCTACTCGATCGCCACCAAGCAGCTGTCCCTGGCGGTGGTCAACTCGAGTTCCTCCACCAGCCTGATCATGTCCGCGGTGGAAGCCAAGACCATCTTCCCAACCTACTCCAAGCAGGTCCTGCCCCCGGTATCGGCCCAGAACTTTGTCCCCTTCACGGGTGGTGGTGGTTCTTCGTCCGGCTTCCATCCGGCGCACAACGACGACAGCATGCCACCGCGCAGTGAATCGTCCGAGCGGACGCTGTCCGGCGGATTCGAAAGCACCGAAGAGTACACGTACGTGCGGGGACGCGGCCGGGGCAAGTACGTGTGCAAGGAGTGCGGCATCCGGTGCAAGAAGCCATCGATGCTGAAGAAGCACATCCGGACGCACACGGACGTGCGGCCGTACTCGTGCCAGTACTGCAGCTTCCA CTTCAAGACCAAGGGCAACCTGACGAAGCACATGAAGTCCAAGAGTCACTTCAAGAAGTGCACCGAGCTGGGCCTGAATCCGATTCCGACGAGCGTGGACGACGACGGCGGGGACATTGACATCGAAGGCGACCAGCAGTCGATCTCGAGCGAGCGAACGTCCACGATTCCGGGCGACTCGGATACCGGCTCGGACAGCGACGGGGACGACAGTGACTACAGCGACGAGTCCAAGAGCCGGCTTCCGGAGCACGAAGCGGCGCACTGTTTGCTGTCGCTGTCGATGACGCCGCCAACCGGatctcagcagcagcagccgactCCAAAGAGCTATCCCAGTCCTGTGATGCAGTTTGCCACGGTTGGGGCGTTGATGTCGCCGCAGCCAATGTTGCCAGAGCCATCGCAGCCAAGTCCGCGACGGGTGATTAGTTTTGGGAATACGCCCAAGGTGGAGTTCAGCATGCTCAAACACGAGCAGTACTACTCGGATCCGAATCTGAGCAAAAAGAAGCGCGAGTTCAAGGACGACGATGGCGCGATGCCGATAGATTTGACGAAGAAGACGAAGGAACCTGTGGCGGAACCGTTGGTTTACTTGCAGCAGCGACCTCCGAGTGCGCCTCGATCGCAGGTGATTGTTCGCGTGTCGGACGTGGTGACTCCCATTACGGGTGCGGCCAATCTGCTGACCACGCTGGTTTCCAACACGGACAAAATTCCCGTTACGAGTCTGATTGTTCCGGGTGGGAAGGAGTTTGACGATAGCGTGTACTTCCAGGAGTACATTAAGCAGCGAGCGCTTCAGGACAGCCGGATGAAGCAGAGTCAGATGAAAGGTCTGAACAACAATCAGTACGAGGTGGAGGCGGTTCCCAGTGCCAAACAACAGCCGATGTCGCAGGTCGAATTGCTGCCAACGGTCATTCCAGCCGCCAAGGTCGAGAAGTCCTACCGGATATTCAACTTTAAAAACGAGCAACCAAAGCAGGTCATCGAACCGCCGATGGTCAATCGAATCGAAATAGTGCCCATGACCAAGGTCACGGAAGTGGCCCCACCGCCGGTGAAACCCGTGTCCTACCCAAGTCAAGAACCGAAAGAAGCGCTCCTAGCTGATCCAGCGGAACCTAGCGTCTCTCGAATGGACACGCTGGCCGAGGTCGCTGCCGGTAGTGTAAAGCTGGATTCCGGTAGCGAACCGGCCGGCAGGCCACGAAGTGACAGCTTCAAGGCCGTCAACGACACCGGCAAGGAAAGTGCCAAGAGCGTCGCTTCGGAATATCTCAAGCTGACCAAGTCGGTCACGTTGCGAAAGCGGGAAGACAGCGAGAGTGGGACGGCGTCCGATCAGGACGAGGGCAAAGCGATCGCTGCTGCTGCGCCGATTGTGGCTCCGATCGTGCCGCCGGTGGTCGTTGTTCCTCCGGCAACGGCGTTGCCAGCGACGGCAGAGATTGGTGGAATCGTCGCTCGAACGGTTGTCGTGGGTGAGGACGGCTTCAAGACAACGCCTCCGGCGAACGAATTTGCCTCGTTGAGTCACTTCCAGGAGGACGGAGGCCGGCCGGTATGCGAAGTGTGCAACAAAAAGTTCCAGAAAATCTCCCAGCTCAAGATCCACATGAACATCCACTACATGGAGCGCAAGTTTCGGTGCGAACCGTGCGGAACCAGCTTCCGGTCGCAAGGGTTGTTCCTGAAACACGAACGATCCGCCACCCATCGGAACAAGGTCTCGATGACAACTACGTTCGGCATCGCCACCGATTCCAACCCGCGACCGTTCTACTGCAAAGACTGCGACGTCGGCTTCCGGATCCACGGACATTTGGCCAAACATTTGCGCTCCAAGATGCACGTGCTCAAGCTGGAGTGCCTCGGAAAGCTGCCCTTCGGAACGTACACCGAAATCGAACGTTCCGGCACGAACCTCACCGAGATCGACACCACGGACTGTGAAAATTCCCTCTCCAGCCTGAAGCGACTGGCCGTCCGCCTCAACGTAAAAGATCCGGCCAGAGTTCTGCCCGGCGAGGGCGGTGGTGCCGCCATCCCGAGCGGCAGTGGCAACGAAACGGACAGCTGCGACGACGGCCAGTACGAGAACGATTCCGCCGGCGAGGACGCGGACATGGACGACGAGGAGCAACCCCAGGTCAACAATAACCACTTGAACAACCACATGAAACGTAAACCTGATGACAGCAGTACAAGCAACGATTCTTCCTCCGAGGAGACCAAACGGGCCCGGTACGAGGCCGTTCCTCCGGGGGCGGCCGCAACCGGTGAATAG